A genomic region of Methanothermobacter sp. CaT2 contains the following coding sequences:
- a CDS encoding DUF22 domain-containing protein: protein MVRILTRLGQVREAEEKYKRELVDFRMGEVYGNLRAIIADEDVEVRAGEAKPVKIKEVSIPANHIVFMCAYATNPLGHPIAAGEETPLPISMDRKADHATFVAAADGKISRNDLLGVLIILPVELTH, encoded by the coding sequence ATGGTTAGGATACTCACAAGGCTCGGCCAGGTCCGCGAGGCCGAGGAGAAATACAAGAGGGAACTCGTGGACTTCAGGATGGGTGAGGTCTACGGGAACCTCAGGGCCATCATTGCAGACGAGGACGTTGAGGTGAGGGCCGGCGAGGCAAAGCCGGTTAAGATCAAGGAGGTCAGTATACCGGCAAACCATATAGTCTTCATGTGTGCCTACGCCACGAACCCCCTGGGTCATCCGATAGCTGCAGGTGAGGAGACACCCCTGCCCATAAGCATGGACCGTAAGGCAGACCATGCAACCTTCGTAGCTGCTGCAGACGGGAAAATCAGCAGGAACGACCTCCTGGGTGTCCTCATAATTCTACCAGTTGAATTAACCCACTAA
- a CDS encoding V-type proton ATPase subunit E — protein sequence MSSGAEKIVSSIMSEAQAKADAIIQEAEEEAAGILEEGEKRAQMASERILESARKQADMRYQQIISEAKMNARRAELEAREEVIQEAFKKAEEELKNLASTSNEEYLGALRGMIKEAAVEIGGGDLVVSMKEDDRSLDLGLDKIAAEVEAETGKKTTLEVGDSIRTIGGAVVRTKDGLIEVNNTIEARMSRFRKALRSEVARVLFE from the coding sequence ATGAGCTCCGGAGCCGAAAAAATTGTCTCCAGTATAATGTCAGAGGCTCAGGCAAAGGCGGACGCCATAATCCAGGAAGCTGAAGAGGAAGCTGCAGGTATACTAGAGGAAGGTGAAAAAAGGGCCCAGATGGCCAGTGAACGCATACTCGAATCAGCCAGGAAGCAGGCTGATATGAGGTACCAGCAGATAATCTCAGAGGCCAAGATGAATGCAAGGCGTGCAGAACTGGAGGCAAGGGAAGAGGTAATACAGGAGGCCTTCAAAAAGGCTGAAGAGGAACTTAAAAACCTGGCATCCACCTCCAATGAGGAATACCTCGGTGCCCTCAGGGGCATGATAAAGGAGGCCGCCGTTGAGATAGGAGGAGGCGACCTTGTTGTCAGCATGAAGGAGGACGACAGGTCCCTTGACCTCGGACTCGACAAAATCGCGGCTGAAGTGGAAGCAGAAACAGGTAAAAAAACAACCCTGGAGGTTGGAGACAGCATCAGAACCATTGGAGGAGCAGTGGTAAGGACAAAGGATGGTCTGATAGAGGTTAACAACACAATAGAGGCCAGGATGTCCCGTTTCAGGAAGGCTCTACGTTCAGAGGTGGCCAGGGTTCTTTTCGAATAA
- a CDS encoding ATP synthase subunit B, which produces MNVNIKTREYTTVTEVSGPLMIVEGVEGVAYSEIVEIETPTGEKRRGQVLEVREDLAVVQVFEGTSDLNTETTKIRFTGETAKIGVSLDMMGRIFDGTGKPIDGGPEIIPEKELDINGSPMNPAAREFPAEFIQTGISTIDGMNTLVRGQKLPIFSGSGLPHNELAAQIARQAKVLAEESEFAVIFAAMGITHEEANYFMRDFERTGALERVTVFMNLADDPAIERIITPRMALTTAEYFAFEHDMHVLVILTDLTNYCEALREISAAREEVPGRRGYPGYMYTDLASLYERAGRIVGKEGSITQMPILVMPQDDITHPIPDLTGYITEGQIVLSRDLHRKGIYPPVDVLPSLSRLMSGGIGEGRTREDHSGVSDQLYSAYAEGRDLRDLMAVVGEEALTERDRKFLKFADEFEKRFITQARDEDRSIEETLNLGWELLSLLPRSELKRVREEHIPKYLPGAE; this is translated from the coding sequence ATGAACGTTAACATCAAAACCCGTGAATACACCACCGTCACAGAGGTCTCAGGTCCTCTAATGATCGTTGAGGGTGTTGAAGGGGTTGCCTACAGTGAGATAGTGGAGATTGAAACACCCACCGGTGAGAAGAGAAGGGGGCAGGTACTGGAAGTCAGGGAGGACCTTGCAGTCGTACAGGTCTTTGAGGGTACCAGTGACCTCAACACGGAGACAACAAAGATAAGGTTCACAGGTGAAACAGCGAAGATCGGCGTATCCCTGGACATGATGGGCCGAATATTCGACGGTACCGGTAAACCCATAGACGGTGGTCCTGAGATCATACCCGAGAAGGAGCTCGACATCAACGGTAGCCCCATGAACCCCGCTGCAAGGGAGTTCCCTGCCGAGTTCATACAGACCGGTATATCAACCATTGACGGGATGAACACCCTGGTGAGGGGTCAGAAGCTGCCTATATTCTCAGGTTCAGGGCTTCCACACAACGAACTGGCAGCCCAGATCGCAAGGCAGGCCAAGGTGCTTGCAGAGGAGAGTGAATTCGCGGTTATCTTCGCGGCCATGGGTATCACCCACGAAGAGGCAAACTACTTCATGAGGGACTTCGAGAGGACAGGGGCCCTTGAGCGTGTTACGGTCTTCATGAACCTGGCAGACGACCCTGCCATTGAGCGTATCATCACCCCGAGGATGGCCCTCACAACAGCAGAGTACTTTGCCTTCGAACACGACATGCACGTCCTGGTCATACTCACCGACCTCACAAACTACTGTGAGGCCCTCAGGGAGATCTCAGCTGCAAGGGAGGAGGTCCCCGGACGAAGGGGTTACCCCGGGTACATGTACACCGACCTTGCAAGCCTCTATGAGAGGGCAGGGCGTATAGTCGGTAAGGAGGGCTCAATCACACAGATGCCCATACTTGTGATGCCACAGGACGACATCACACACCCGATACCTGACCTGACAGGTTACATCACCGAGGGCCAGATAGTGCTGAGCCGTGACCTCCACCGTAAGGGTATATACCCACCGGTGGATGTGCTCCCCTCACTATCCAGGCTCATGAGTGGTGGTATCGGTGAGGGGAGGACACGTGAGGACCACAGTGGTGTCTCAGACCAGCTATACAGTGCCTACGCCGAGGGACGTGACCTCAGGGACCTCATGGCGGTTGTGGGTGAGGAGGCCCTCACAGAGAGGGACCGCAAGTTCCTCAAATTCGCTGATGAATTTGAGAAACGCTTCATCACCCAGGCACGTGACGAGGACCGCTCCATAGAGGAGACCCTTAACCTCGGATGGGAACTGCTGTCACTCCTCCCGAGGTCCGAACTCAAGAGGGTCCGCGAGGAGCACATACCCAAGTACCTCCCGGGTGCCGAGTAA
- a CDS encoding V-type ATP synthase subunit C yields MADSITTIVTALGFPSIESFIGVLLLGGAIIGAIVVIATIRPILDLFPFAYPNARVRARIGRLLNEKQLSEILETESMEEFKNYLRGLPDYAKYIDRFPVEKALESQLAETYEMVSQIAPASIRDPFRANLKRWDVRNIKSLITAKAAGLSAGKTVDLLVPGGEIYEIIEGLADASSVQEVVTGLEGTEYAEVLEDALSDYEETGMLLPMEAALDRKFLEGLIRTVGSPSDDNTKILHTYFGTMVDISNLKIILRAKADGLSYDDISPYIVPHGYQIREWKLKDLMESEDVSGVISGLEGTEYGQMLSEALSEYASTGSVAVFERVLEDNLNRMARNFALKKPFGVGPMIGFLSRKEVEVKNLKVIARSKREPGFPEAMVKEMLA; encoded by the coding sequence ATGGCTGACAGCATCACAACAATTGTAACAGCGCTTGGATTCCCTTCAATAGAATCTTTTATAGGCGTACTCCTCCTCGGAGGAGCCATTATAGGTGCTATTGTGGTAATAGCAACTATAAGGCCTATATTAGATTTATTCCCCTTCGCATACCCTAACGCCAGAGTCAGGGCACGAATAGGACGCCTCCTAAATGAGAAACAGCTATCAGAGATCCTTGAGACAGAGTCCATGGAGGAGTTCAAGAACTACCTCCGGGGACTCCCTGACTATGCAAAGTACATTGACAGGTTCCCCGTTGAGAAGGCCCTTGAGAGTCAGCTCGCAGAGACCTATGAGATGGTATCCCAGATAGCACCAGCATCCATAAGGGACCCCTTCAGGGCAAACCTGAAGAGATGGGATGTGAGGAACATCAAGAGCCTCATAACAGCAAAGGCCGCGGGTCTGAGTGCCGGGAAGACAGTGGACCTCCTTGTCCCTGGAGGTGAAATCTACGAGATCATCGAGGGCCTTGCAGACGCTTCAAGTGTTCAGGAGGTTGTAACAGGCCTTGAGGGTACAGAGTACGCAGAGGTACTGGAGGATGCCCTATCCGACTACGAGGAGACAGGCATGCTTCTCCCAATGGAGGCAGCCCTTGACAGGAAGTTCCTTGAGGGACTCATAAGGACAGTTGGAAGTCCCTCAGACGACAACACAAAGATACTCCACACCTACTTCGGGACCATGGTCGACATATCCAACCTTAAAATAATACTCCGTGCAAAGGCAGACGGTCTCAGCTACGATGACATAAGTCCATACATAGTACCCCACGGCTACCAGATCAGGGAATGGAAGCTCAAGGACCTCATGGAATCAGAGGATGTCAGTGGAGTTATAAGCGGCCTTGAGGGTACAGAATACGGTCAGATGCTATCAGAGGCCCTCTCAGAGTACGCATCAACGGGTTCAGTGGCTGTATTCGAACGAGTCCTTGAGGACAACCTCAACAGGATGGCGAGGAACTTCGCACTCAAGAAGCCCTTCGGTGTCGGGCCCATGATAGGATTCCTCAGCAGAAAGGAGGTTGAGGTGAAGAACCTCAAGGTCATAGCAAGGAGCAAGAGGGAGCCAGGATTCCCTGAAGCAATGGTTAAGGAGATGTTAGCATGA
- a CDS encoding DUF61 family protein: MRGDRSDRLVKKEIFNLNRHLPSRRKTLEELLREEKPHVIGADGTRHRFKWAELEDLRGMLTEDEARRLRLPIYIEIESETSGARIAGDIEVRVVSEVLDRDDEGDEIYIYRPEMRVLRARFPTVTQYMFLVRDL, from the coding sequence ATGAGGGGTGACAGATCAGACAGGCTGGTGAAGAAGGAGATCTTCAACCTCAACCGTCATCTCCCCTCAAGGAGGAAGACCCTCGAGGAGCTCCTCAGGGAGGAGAAGCCCCATGTCATAGGGGCTGATGGCACCAGGCACAGGTTCAAATGGGCTGAACTTGAGGACCTCAGGGGGATGCTGACTGAGGATGAGGCAAGGAGGCTGAGGCTCCCCATATACATTGAGATAGAATCTGAGACCTCCGGTGCAAGGATAGCCGGTGATATTGAGGTTAGGGTGGTCTCGGAGGTCCTTGATAGGGATGATGAGGGTGATGAGATCTACATCTACAGACCCGAGATGAGGGTGCTGAGGGCGAGGTTTCCAACGGTTACACAGTACATGTTCCTGGTGAGGGACCTTTAA
- a CDS encoding V-type ATP synthase subunit F, translated as MSSNIAVVGDRDTVTGFRLGGVREGHVVETPDEAEETIRKLIGDGFSIIIVTEKIGDELREFIEETTSSSALPMIIEIPDKTGPSERETDPLRDLIKRVIGVEMVK; from the coding sequence ATGAGCTCAAATATTGCAGTGGTTGGTGACAGGGACACCGTAACAGGGTTCAGACTCGGAGGCGTCAGGGAAGGCCACGTGGTTGAAACCCCTGACGAGGCAGAGGAAACCATAAGGAAACTTATAGGTGATGGCTTCTCCATAATAATCGTCACAGAAAAAATTGGTGATGAACTGAGGGAATTTATAGAGGAAACCACAAGTTCAAGCGCATTACCAATGATAATAGAGATACCAGACAAGACAGGCCCCTCAGAACGTGAAACAGATCCACTGAGGGACCTTATTAAAAGAGTTATTGGGGTTGAGATGGTAAAATGA
- a CDS encoding ATP synthase subunit A produces the protein MTQEGRIIKIAGPVIIAEGMRGSQMYEMVKVGEDKLIGEIIELEGDTATIQVYEETAGIKPGETVERTGGPLSVELGPGILGSIFDGIQRPLENIKALTGDYIERGVDVPSLPKDKKWTFKPTAREGQMVKGGDIIGEVEETSSITHRIMVPPNVEGKLTMIAPQGEYTVLDDIAEVETERGTEKIQMLQKWPVRKGRPYKKKLDPDVPLITGQRAQDTFFSVAKGGTAAIPGPFGSGKTVTQQQLAKWADADIIVYVGCGERGNEMTEVLKEFPELEDPKTGNPLMDRTVLIANTSNMPVAAREACVYTGITIAEYFRDMGYDVALMADSTSRWAEAMREISGRLEEMPGEEGYPAYLASRLAQFYERAGRVTTIGSEDKIASVSVVGAVSPPGGDLSEPVTQNTLRICKVFWALDASLADKRHFPAIDWLQSYSLYIDSVQEWWASNVDPEWRSVRDEAMALLQKEAELQEIVQLVGPDALPDRERITLETTRMIREDFLQQNAYHEVDTYCSPSKQFEMLRTIIMFHRNATAALEKGAPAADIISLPVKEDIGRMKYIPEEEFPARIKEIQERIVKECSEV, from the coding sequence ATGACACAGGAAGGAAGGATTATAAAAATAGCGGGTCCTGTTATCATCGCCGAGGGGATGAGAGGATCCCAGATGTATGAAATGGTTAAGGTGGGTGAAGACAAGCTCATAGGAGAGATCATTGAACTTGAGGGTGACACAGCAACAATCCAGGTCTACGAGGAAACAGCAGGCATAAAGCCTGGAGAGACCGTTGAAAGAACAGGCGGTCCACTATCAGTGGAACTGGGACCTGGAATACTTGGTTCAATCTTCGACGGTATCCAGAGACCCCTCGAGAACATCAAGGCACTCACCGGAGACTACATAGAGAGGGGAGTGGATGTACCATCCCTCCCAAAGGATAAGAAATGGACCTTCAAACCCACAGCCCGGGAGGGCCAGATGGTTAAGGGAGGGGACATAATCGGTGAGGTTGAGGAGACATCCTCAATAACCCACAGGATAATGGTCCCACCAAACGTTGAAGGTAAACTCACAATGATAGCCCCCCAGGGCGAATACACCGTGCTTGATGACATAGCCGAGGTTGAAACCGAGAGGGGAACAGAAAAGATCCAGATGCTGCAGAAGTGGCCTGTAAGGAAGGGCCGACCCTACAAGAAGAAACTCGACCCTGACGTCCCCCTCATAACAGGTCAGAGGGCGCAGGACACATTCTTCTCAGTCGCCAAGGGAGGTACAGCAGCCATACCAGGACCCTTCGGTTCAGGTAAAACAGTTACCCAGCAGCAGCTCGCAAAGTGGGCTGACGCAGACATAATCGTCTATGTTGGATGTGGTGAGAGGGGTAACGAGATGACCGAGGTCCTCAAGGAATTCCCTGAACTGGAGGACCCCAAGACAGGTAACCCCCTCATGGACAGGACCGTGCTCATAGCAAACACCTCAAACATGCCTGTGGCTGCAAGGGAGGCCTGTGTGTACACAGGGATAACCATAGCCGAGTACTTCAGGGACATGGGATACGACGTAGCCCTAATGGCAGACTCAACCTCAAGGTGGGCCGAGGCAATGAGGGAGATCTCAGGAAGGCTCGAGGAGATGCCAGGTGAAGAGGGATACCCTGCATACCTCGCATCAAGGCTTGCACAGTTCTATGAGCGTGCAGGAAGGGTCACAACCATTGGATCAGAGGATAAGATAGCCTCAGTATCAGTTGTGGGTGCGGTTTCACCACCAGGTGGGGACCTCTCAGAGCCCGTCACACAGAACACCCTCAGGATATGTAAGGTGTTCTGGGCCCTTGACGCATCACTGGCAGACAAGCGTCACTTCCCTGCCATAGACTGGCTCCAGAGCTACTCACTCTACATCGACAGTGTCCAGGAATGGTGGGCCAGCAACGTGGATCCTGAATGGAGGAGTGTGAGGGACGAGGCAATGGCCCTCCTCCAGAAGGAGGCAGAGCTCCAGGAGATCGTCCAGCTCGTTGGACCAGACGCACTTCCAGACAGGGAGAGGATAACCCTGGAGACCACCAGGATGATAAGGGAGGACTTCCTCCAGCAGAACGCCTACCATGAGGTGGACACCTACTGCTCACCATCAAAGCAGTTCGAGATGCTCAGGACAATCATAATGTTCCACAGGAATGCAACAGCGGCCCTCGAGAAGGGCGCGCCCGCAGCTGACATAATATCCCTCCCTGTTAAGGAGGATATCGGGCGTATGAAGTACATACCTGAAGAGGAATTCCCTGCAAGGATCAAGGAGATCCAGGAAAGGATCGTCAAGGAATGTAGTGAGGTGTGA
- the ppcA gene encoding phosphoenolpyruvate carboxylase encodes MKVPRCMSTQHPDNVNPPFFAEEPELGGEDEIREAYYVFSHLGCDEQMWDCEGKEVDNYVVKKLLTKYQAFFRDHVLGEDLRLTLRVPNPTVERAEAKILLETLESIPRSYDTASLFYGMDAAPVFEVILPMTSSSSCLNRIHSYYLDFVKGKERLQLADGVTVKEWIGEFRPDEINVIPLFEDHEGMLNAAKITGEYLDGKDIQEQRVFLARSDPAMNYGMISATLLNRIALSDFRDLEEESGVKLYPIIGMGSAPFRGNLRPDNVEDVTWEYRGAYTFTVQSSFKYDHEPSDVIRGIKKLRSVKPGRAAEIERESVLEIISAYCREYRRQVMDLVDIINRVARYVPGRRKRKLHIGLFGYSRSMGNVSLPRAITFTAALYSLGVPPELLGFNALSSGDLEFIEEVYPGLGRDLHDAARYANPESPFLSPEVKSSFEEYLEPEYDEGHMKTTEEIIRALRINRTANLQELILEAASQRKFLG; translated from the coding sequence ATGAAGGTTCCAAGATGCATGAGTACACAGCATCCAGACAACGTTAACCCGCCGTTCTTTGCAGAAGAACCTGAACTGGGTGGTGAAGACGAGATAAGGGAGGCATACTACGTCTTCTCACACCTGGGATGTGACGAACAGATGTGGGACTGCGAGGGCAAGGAAGTGGACAACTACGTTGTAAAGAAACTCCTCACAAAGTACCAGGCCTTCTTCAGGGACCATGTCCTGGGTGAGGATCTGAGGCTCACCCTCAGGGTGCCCAACCCCACAGTTGAGAGGGCCGAGGCAAAGATACTCCTTGAGACCCTTGAGAGCATACCCAGATCCTATGACACCGCAAGCCTCTTCTACGGGATGGACGCAGCCCCGGTCTTCGAGGTCATCCTACCCATGACCTCATCAAGCAGCTGCCTCAACCGGATCCACAGCTACTACCTGGACTTTGTGAAGGGTAAGGAGAGGCTGCAGCTCGCAGATGGTGTGACCGTCAAGGAGTGGATAGGTGAATTCCGGCCCGACGAGATCAACGTTATCCCCCTCTTCGAGGACCATGAGGGGATGCTGAACGCCGCCAAGATCACAGGCGAGTACCTTGATGGTAAGGATATCCAGGAGCAGAGGGTCTTCCTTGCAAGGTCAGACCCCGCCATGAACTACGGTATGATATCAGCCACACTCCTCAACAGGATAGCCCTCTCAGACTTCCGGGACCTTGAGGAAGAGTCAGGAGTTAAACTCTACCCCATAATAGGTATGGGCTCAGCTCCCTTCAGGGGTAACCTCCGCCCCGATAATGTGGAGGACGTTACCTGGGAGTACCGTGGCGCCTACACCTTCACTGTCCAGTCATCCTTCAAGTACGACCATGAACCATCAGATGTCATCAGGGGCATAAAGAAACTCAGGTCTGTTAAACCGGGCAGGGCAGCTGAAATCGAGCGTGAAAGTGTCCTGGAGATAATTTCAGCCTACTGCAGGGAGTACAGGAGGCAGGTCATGGACCTCGTGGACATCATAAACAGGGTTGCGAGGTACGTGCCCGGCAGGAGGAAGAGGAAGCTCCACATCGGACTCTTCGGATACTCCAGGAGCATGGGAAACGTTTCACTCCCAAGGGCAATAACCTTCACAGCGGCCCTCTACTCGCTGGGGGTTCCCCCGGAGCTGCTCGGGTTCAACGCGCTATCATCAGGTGACCTTGAATTCATTGAGGAGGTCTACCCGGGTCTTGGAAGGGACCTCCATGACGCTGCAAGGTACGCCAACCCTGAATCACCATTCCTCAGCCCTGAGGTTAAATCATCCTTTGAGGAGTACCTTGAACCTGAGTATGATGAGGGACACATGAAGACCACAGAGGAGATCATAAGGGCCCTCAGAATCAACAGGACAGCCAACCTCCAGGAGCTCATCCTTGAGGCTGCAAGCCAGAGGAAGTTCCTCGGCTGA
- a CDS encoding ATP-grasp domain-containing protein: MEELLVIGVNTRPVAESAFRLGYRVYSAGYYCTADFKHYTERRCMLTERSGESCGRFHENFSQEKLLEAASDFIERVDGIIPLTGAPPLPGEKVLGNSRVDHVEDKYRLYRRIRNSYPTPETHLISDPAEAMEIVAAGEKKYIAKPVSGAGGFGVTDHHEMDGEFILQEYIEGVPVSASVLSTGEDAITVLTSRQIIDRGVPGFEGQFIYAGNITPGPSGEIEELASDLILDLSLRGSNGVDLIMRDSELYVIEVNPRIQGTFECAEASLGINMVDAHIRACRGELIEKPEPRRYAVKRIIYAPARCRVGEIKTRGVHDLPLPGAIIEEGEPLVTVLASHNSMEAAENLASIICSRVRKELNYLRR, from the coding sequence ATGGAGGAACTACTGGTAATAGGCGTCAACACCCGGCCTGTGGCTGAATCAGCCTTCAGATTGGGGTACAGGGTCTACTCTGCAGGATACTACTGCACAGCAGACTTCAAACACTACACCGAAAGAAGGTGCATGCTGACTGAGCGGAGCGGTGAAAGCTGCGGGAGATTCCATGAGAACTTCAGTCAGGAGAAGCTCCTTGAAGCAGCCTCAGATTTCATAGAGAGGGTTGATGGTATAATCCCCCTCACAGGCGCACCCCCTCTCCCAGGGGAGAAGGTCCTCGGTAACTCCCGGGTTGATCACGTGGAGGATAAGTACCGCCTCTACAGGAGGATCAGGAACTCATACCCCACACCCGAGACACACCTCATCAGTGACCCGGCCGAGGCGATGGAGATTGTAGCTGCAGGGGAGAAGAAATACATCGCAAAGCCGGTTTCCGGCGCTGGAGGCTTTGGTGTCACAGATCACCATGAAATGGATGGGGAGTTCATCCTCCAGGAGTACATTGAGGGCGTACCTGTGAGTGCCTCTGTTCTTTCAACCGGAGAGGATGCCATCACGGTTCTGACGAGCAGGCAGATCATAGACAGGGGCGTGCCTGGATTTGAGGGACAGTTCATCTACGCCGGAAACATTACACCCGGGCCCTCAGGGGAGATTGAGGAGCTTGCCAGTGACCTCATACTTGACCTCTCCCTCCGCGGATCCAACGGCGTCGACCTCATCATGAGGGACTCCGAGCTGTACGTTATAGAGGTTAACCCTAGAATACAGGGGACCTTTGAGTGTGCTGAGGCATCCCTGGGGATCAACATGGTGGATGCCCATATCAGGGCGTGCAGGGGTGAGCTCATAGAAAAACCGGAGCCCCGCAGGTATGCTGTCAAGCGGATAATCTATGCCCCGGCCAGGTGCCGTGTGGGTGAGATAAAAACCAGGGGGGTCCATGACCTCCCGCTCCCGGGGGCCATCATTGAGGAGGGTGAACCCCTGGTAACCGTCCTGGCATCCCATAACTCCATGGAGGCCGCTGAGAACCTTGCATCAATCATCTGCTCCAGGGTCAGGAAAGAACTCAATTACCTCAGACGCTGA
- the heR gene encoding heliorhodopsin HeR: MDNIERIKMIEKSPISFEGLRKLNIAAGSLHLIQGLLMVALGYLLTWDRDIYTFYLKFKILSLNPPSFQVLPSPEVAFTVSYLGVILASFLLISAVAHFTIAFLRNESYVENLKRGMNPYRWYEYALSSSIMIVILATFVGVWDLWSLVMIFVLNASMIMFGYLMEKINQYTEKIDWSPYLLGCISGFTPWVVIAAYFIAALGSAETQPPDFVYLTLLIYFVMFNTFSINMLLQYRGVGKWRDYLYGERVYIILSLVAKTLLAWLVFIGVFSPF, translated from the coding sequence ATGGACAACATTGAAAGAATTAAAATGATTGAGAAGTCCCCTATAAGTTTTGAGGGGCTGAGGAAGCTGAACATAGCGGCCGGGTCCCTGCACCTGATCCAGGGGCTTCTGATGGTTGCGCTGGGTTACCTGCTCACCTGGGACAGGGACATCTACACGTTCTACCTGAAGTTCAAGATACTCTCACTGAATCCGCCGTCATTCCAGGTCCTTCCCAGCCCTGAGGTGGCATTCACCGTGAGCTACCTCGGGGTGATCCTTGCATCCTTCCTTCTGATATCTGCGGTGGCCCACTTCACAATAGCCTTCCTCAGGAATGAGAGTTACGTTGAGAACCTGAAGAGGGGTATGAACCCCTACCGCTGGTACGAGTATGCTCTCTCAAGTTCAATAATGATAGTGATACTGGCCACCTTCGTGGGGGTCTGGGACCTCTGGTCACTTGTGATGATCTTCGTCCTCAACGCATCGATGATAATGTTCGGCTACCTGATGGAGAAGATCAACCAGTACACCGAGAAGATCGACTGGTCACCCTACCTCCTGGGGTGCATCTCCGGCTTCACCCCATGGGTGGTCATTGCAGCCTACTTCATCGCCGCCCTGGGCTCCGCCGAGACACAGCCACCGGACTTCGTCTACCTCACACTGCTCATCTACTTTGTGATGTTCAACACATTCTCCATCAACATGCTGCTGCAGTACAGGGGTGTCGGTAAATGGAGGGACTACCTCTACGGTGAGAGGGTCTACATCATACTGAGCCTTGTTGCAAAGACCCTGCTGGCCTGGCTGGTGTTCATAGGGGTGTTCTCACCCTTCTAG
- a CDS encoding V-type ATP synthase subunit D, with translation MAQEMIEGINPTRMELLKLKQREKLAVKGYSLLKEKRNALIMEFFNILERVKGSREKVEEHLKEAFSDLTEAQVLMGDTAVERAAMSVRESVEVDIDSRSIMGVVVPVVDARATQRTVVERGYGLVDTSVKLDEAAKKFEESLALIIELGEIEKTIRLLAGEIESTKRRVNALEHIIIPRLKNTVKYIEMRLEEMERENFVRLKMIKKSMEME, from the coding sequence ATGGCACAGGAAATGATTGAGGGGATCAACCCCACAAGGATGGAGCTCCTGAAACTCAAGCAGCGTGAGAAACTCGCTGTCAAGGGTTACAGTCTCCTCAAGGAGAAGAGGAACGCCCTTATCATGGAGTTCTTCAACATCCTTGAGAGGGTTAAGGGTTCCCGTGAAAAGGTGGAGGAGCACCTCAAGGAGGCCTTCTCTGACCTCACAGAGGCCCAGGTACTCATGGGTGACACTGCAGTTGAGAGGGCTGCAATGTCAGTGAGGGAGTCCGTGGAGGTCGACATAGACTCAAGGAGTATAATGGGTGTCGTTGTACCGGTGGTCGACGCCCGGGCAACCCAGAGGACCGTGGTTGAACGTGGATACGGCCTTGTGGACACATCAGTGAAACTCGACGAGGCAGCAAAGAAGTTCGAAGAATCCCTGGCACTCATAATAGAACTCGGTGAGATCGAGAAGACCATAAGGCTCCTTGCTGGTGAGATAGAATCAACCAAGCGAAGGGTTAACGCCCTCGAACACATCATAATCCCGAGGCTCAAGAACACAGTCAAGTACATTGAGATGAGGCTCGAGGAGATGGAGAGGGAGAACTTCGTCAGGTTGAAGATGATCAAAAAATCCATGGAGATGGAGTGA